One region of Candidatus Epulonipiscium sp. genomic DNA includes:
- the ade gene encoding adenine deaminase — MGYNNFKKASQIALGKAKADLVLKNANIINVFSEEIIKGDIAINGGIIIGIGEYEGKTEHNLGGKFVCPGFIDSHLHLESTLVPPPILLHNAVLFGTTTYIVDPHESVNVSGLDGLDYILEQTKDVPANVFVMIPSCVPAAPMEDNGYEFGVNEMKRYINNERILGLGEVMDYNAVINADISMFEKLNLFKNKIIDGHAPFLNDKQLAAYTLAGIVTDHECCDFEYAIKECRNGMQVLIREGSAAKNLEAIVKGIIKNNIDTTCFSFCTDDKHIEEIKKEGHISYNIKKSVSLGLNPIQAIKMATINAARCYNLKNLGAIAPGYQADLVILKDLENVEVETVYYKGSIVNDKTPIVIPKPKDKIKTTVNIKEISEEMLEIKVRNNPISVIKMIEGQIVTKHIKANVPNRNGIFITNEEFNKACVIERHKQTGKVGLSIVTGFGIRDGAIASSVSHDSHNIIVIGDNDKDMILAVNELIRTQGGYTIVEKGKVLETLPLPIMGLISDLEFDEVSLRISKMISHAHRMGVPMDMEPFITLSFIALPVIPEIRITTNGLMDVVNNRIIK; from the coding sequence ATGGGATATAATAATTTTAAAAAGGCTTCTCAAATTGCCTTGGGAAAGGCTAAGGCAGATTTAGTATTAAAAAATGCCAACATAATCAATGTTTTTAGCGAAGAAATAATCAAAGGCGATATAGCTATAAATGGTGGAATAATCATTGGTATTGGTGAATACGAGGGAAAAACGGAACATAATTTGGGAGGAAAGTTCGTATGCCCAGGGTTTATTGACTCTCATTTGCACTTAGAATCTACCCTAGTCCCGCCGCCAATACTACTTCATAATGCTGTTTTGTTCGGAACGACTACCTACATTGTAGACCCCCATGAATCTGTTAATGTAAGCGGTTTAGATGGACTCGATTATATATTAGAGCAAACTAAAGATGTTCCTGCTAATGTTTTTGTTATGATACCATCTTGTGTACCGGCAGCCCCTATGGAGGATAATGGGTATGAGTTCGGTGTAAATGAAATGAAAAGATACATTAATAACGAAAGAATATTAGGGCTTGGGGAAGTTATGGATTATAATGCAGTAATAAATGCAGATATCTCCATGTTTGAAAAGCTCAACCTATTTAAAAATAAAATAATAGATGGCCATGCACCTTTTTTAAATGATAAGCAATTGGCAGCATATACTTTAGCCGGAATAGTTACAGACCATGAATGCTGTGATTTTGAATATGCCATAAAAGAGTGCAGAAACGGAATGCAGGTACTTATTCGTGAAGGCTCAGCAGCCAAAAATCTTGAGGCTATCGTAAAAGGGATAATAAAAAATAATATAGATACAACATGTTTTTCCTTTTGCACAGATGATAAACATATCGAGGAAATCAAAAAGGAAGGACATATCAGTTACAACATAAAAAAATCCGTATCCCTGGGGTTAAATCCAATACAGGCAATAAAAATGGCAACCATCAATGCAGCCAGATGTTACAATCTAAAAAACCTAGGTGCAATTGCCCCAGGATATCAGGCAGACTTGGTTATTCTAAAAGATTTGGAAAATGTTGAAGTAGAGACGGTATATTATAAGGGAAGCATAGTAAACGATAAAACCCCTATAGTTATTCCAAAGCCCAAGGATAAGATTAAAACTACCGTTAATATAAAAGAAATCTCGGAAGAAATGTTAGAAATCAAAGTACGAAACAATCCTATATCTGTAATCAAAATGATAGAAGGACAAATTGTGACAAAGCATATAAAGGCAAATGTCCCCAACAGGAATGGTATTTTTATTACCAACGAGGAATTTAATAAGGCCTGTGTAATTGAAAGACATAAACAGACGGGGAAAGTAGGTCTTTCCATCGTCACAGGATTTGGAATAAGAGATGGAGCAATTGCCTCTAGTGTTTCCCACGATTCCCATAATATTATAGTGATTGGTGATAATGATAAGGATATGATATTGGCAGTCAATGAGCTTATTAGAACACAAGGAGGGTATACAATCGTAGAAAAAGGTAAGGTACTTGAAACTTTGCCCCTACCTATTATGGGATTAATCAGTGATTTGGAATTTGACGAGGTTTCTTTAAGAATTAGCAAGATGATTAGCCATGCCCACAGAATGGGAGTCCCCATGGATATGGAACCTTTTATAACTCTTTCATTTATAGCTTTACCCGTGATACCAGAAATACGTATAACCACCAATGGACTTATGGATGTTGTTAATAATAGGATAATAAAATAA
- a CDS encoding DUF4250 domain-containing protein, which produces MTVKNDYVPLSDPYILLSWLNMKLRDECRDLKELCERYNLSEVVIKDKIKAIDYVYKKSTNQFITSITEE; this is translated from the coding sequence ATGACAGTGAAGAATGATTATGTACCCCTAAGCGATCCCTATATACTACTTAGTTGGTTAAATATGAAATTAAGGGATGAATGTAGGGATTTGAAAGAACTATGTGAAAGATACAATCTATCAGAAGTGGTGATAAAAGATAAAATAAAAGCCATAGATTATGTGTATAAAAAAAGTACAAATCAATTTATTACGTCTATAACGGAAGAATGA
- the argC gene encoding N-acetyl-gamma-glutamyl-phosphate reductase encodes MKYKVFVDGQMGTTGLQIHERLEKHPNVELMMIDPEKKKDIEEKKKYLNNADIVFLCLPDEAARQSAKLVTNPKTKIIDPSVGHRTTKGWTYGMPELVKGQREKIAASSRVTVPGCHASAFILSVAPLINMRIMPNDYPVTVHSLTGYSGGGKNLIEKYENKEVNTPYIKSPRPYALGLSHKHLPEMKMYSGLKNDPIFLPILSNYYKGLAVTIPIYNHLLSKKMTSAEIALSLAEYYEEERFVKVMPYQPMDLLFDGGFDVTACNDTNKCDIFVFGNDENGTTLILTRLDNLGKGASGAAVQNMNIIMGIDEDTSLE; translated from the coding sequence ATGAAATATAAAGTGTTCGTAGATGGGCAGATGGGAACCACAGGGCTCCAAATTCATGAAAGATTGGAGAAACACCCAAATGTCGAGTTAATGATGATAGACCCCGAAAAGAAAAAAGACATAGAAGAAAAAAAGAAATACCTAAACAATGCCGATATAGTATTTTTATGTTTACCTGATGAGGCAGCAAGGCAATCAGCTAAACTAGTAACAAACCCCAAAACAAAAATAATTGACCCCAGTGTAGGTCATAGAACCACGAAAGGCTGGACCTATGGAATGCCCGAATTAGTAAAAGGGCAAAGGGAAAAGATAGCTGCATCAAGCCGAGTAACAGTTCCGGGGTGCCATGCCTCAGCTTTTATATTGTCGGTTGCACCACTTATTAATATGAGGATTATGCCTAATGATTATCCTGTTACAGTTCATTCTCTTACAGGTTATAGTGGTGGTGGAAAAAACTTAATAGAAAAATATGAAAACAAAGAAGTTAACACCCCATATATAAAATCCCCAAGACCATACGCTCTAGGGCTTAGTCATAAGCATCTTCCCGAAATGAAAATGTATTCGGGACTTAAAAACGATCCGATTTTTCTTCCAATACTCAGCAATTATTATAAAGGATTGGCTGTAACTATACCAATATATAATCATCTATTATCTAAGAAAATGACCAGTGCGGAAATAGCCTTAAGTTTAGCTGAATATTATGAGGAGGAAAGATTCGTCAAAGTTATGCCTTATCAGCCGATGGACTTACTATTTGATGGTGGCTTTGATGTTACAGCATGTAATGATACTAATAAATGTGATATTTTCGTATTTGGAAATGATGAAAACGGAACTACCTTAATTCTTACAAGGCTAGATAACTTGGGCAAGGGGGCATCGGGAGCAGCGGTTCAGAATATGAATATAATTATGGGCATTGATGAGGATACAAGTTTAGAATAG
- a CDS encoding glutamate-5-semialdehyde dehydrogenase yields the protein MNIKDMAVQAKQASIKLAIADTELKNKALNKIAQALRERKGEIIKANEQDLYNSEKDNLALPLLKRLKFDEAKIEDVIQGIESLIRLEDPVNVTQAATQLDDGLELYRISCPIGVIGIIFESRPDALVQISTLCLKSGNAALLKGGSEANNTNRILTDIIKEATKEAGIIPGWIQLLETRDDVNEMLKMDRHIDLIIPRGSNEFVRYIIDNSRIPVLGHADGICHCYVDQFADINKALNIVVDSKTQYVAVCNATETLLVHENIAEVFLPKLKEELYKREVELVGCKKTRSIIDVGVASEEDWKTEYLDYKLSIKIISSIEEAIDHINQYGSGHTETIITEDKQNASMFMNLVDSGNVFLNCSTRFSDGFRYGFGAEVGISTNKIHARGPVGLDGLLIYKYKLIGNGHVVSDYVDKTKTFKHKKLNKKFNE from the coding sequence ATGAATATTAAAGATATGGCAGTACAAGCAAAGCAGGCATCAATCAAATTAGCAATAGCAGATACAGAACTTAAAAATAAAGCATTAAATAAAATAGCTCAAGCCCTAAGGGAAAGAAAAGGTGAAATAATAAAGGCAAATGAACAAGATTTATACAATAGTGAAAAGGATAATCTTGCCCTGCCTCTTTTAAAAAGGTTGAAATTTGATGAAGCAAAGATTGAAGATGTAATACAAGGGATTGAAAGTTTGATCAGACTTGAGGATCCTGTTAATGTAACTCAGGCAGCTACTCAGCTAGATGATGGACTTGAGTTATATCGTATTAGCTGTCCTATAGGGGTAATTGGCATTATATTTGAATCAAGACCAGATGCATTGGTTCAAATTTCAACCCTCTGCTTAAAAAGCGGAAATGCAGCTCTCCTTAAAGGAGGTAGCGAAGCAAATAATACCAACAGGATTTTAACTGATATTATTAAAGAAGCTACAAAAGAAGCGGGTATTATTCCCGGCTGGATTCAACTTCTCGAAACTAGGGATGACGTAAATGAAATGCTTAAGATGGACAGACATATAGATTTGATTATTCCAAGGGGATCTAATGAATTTGTAAGATACATTATAGATAACTCGAGGATTCCCGTTTTAGGTCATGCAGATGGAATCTGCCATTGTTATGTGGATCAATTTGCTGATATTAATAAAGCCCTTAATATTGTAGTTGACTCTAAGACACAGTATGTTGCCGTATGTAATGCCACAGAAACTTTATTGGTTCACGAAAATATCGCGGAAGTGTTTCTACCAAAGCTAAAAGAAGAACTATATAAAAGGGAAGTTGAGCTGGTAGGATGTAAAAAAACAAGAAGTATTATAGACGTAGGTGTAGCTTCAGAAGAAGACTGGAAAACAGAATATCTAGATTATAAACTTTCAATCAAAATTATATCCAGTATAGAAGAAGCTATTGATCATATTAATCAATATGGTTCCGGACACACGGAGACAATTATAACAGAGGACAAACAAAATGCCTCGATGTTTATGAATCTTGTAGATTCAGGCAATGTTTTTTTAAATTGTTCTACTAGATTTAGTGATGGATTTAGATATGGCTTTGGGGCAGAGGTAGGAATTAGCACAAATAAAATTCACGCAAGAGGACCAGTTGGTTTAGATGGACTTTTAATTTATAAGTATAAGCTTATAGGAAATGGTCATGTCGTATCAGATTATGTTGACAAGACAAAAACTTTTAAACATAAAAAATTAAATAAAAAATTTAATGAATAA
- a CDS encoding cysteine hydrolase, with translation MQGINKELFIKRSSETLRRMVDDFEKLEILEVESLVGEAALILMDMNNGFAQKGALYSPRIEALIPEVSRIAHSFSKNKDIPIIIVNEDHLEDSKEFDAYPPHCIRGTEEAKIIKELDDIEDKIIIGKNCTNAFVVDEFREKFINLYNRGIKKFVIIGDCTDICIYQAAISMQTYFIHNNYDGQVIVPTYGIDTYDLDIANHDGDLMNIVFIYSMIGNGVKVVRK, from the coding sequence ATGCAGGGAATTAACAAAGAGTTATTTATTAAGAGAAGCTCAGAAACCCTAAGGCGTATGGTAGATGACTTTGAAAAATTAGAAATATTAGAGGTAGAATCTTTAGTAGGGGAAGCAGCTCTTATCCTCATGGATATGAATAATGGATTTGCACAAAAGGGAGCCTTATACAGCCCAAGAATTGAAGCATTAATTCCCGAGGTATCAAGAATTGCCCATAGCTTTTCTAAAAATAAGGATATACCTATTATTATTGTTAATGAAGATCATCTAGAGGATTCGAAAGAATTTGATGCTTATCCACCTCACTGCATAAGAGGAACAGAGGAAGCCAAAATAATTAAAGAGTTAGATGATATAGAAGATAAAATCATTATAGGTAAAAACTGTACCAATGCTTTTGTTGTAGATGAGTTTAGAGAAAAGTTTATCAATTTATATAATAGGGGTATTAAAAAGTTTGTAATCATAGGTGATTGCACAGATATATGTATTTATCAAGCAGCTATATCCATGCAGACGTATTTTATTCATAATAACTATGATGGTCAGGTTATTGTTCCTACCTATGGGATAGATACCTATGACCTTGATATAGCGAATCATGATGGAGATTTAATGAATATTGTGTTTATATACAGCATGATTGGAAATGGAGTAAAGGTTGTTAGAAAATAA
- a CDS encoding uracil-DNA glycosylase: MVNIENDWDEVLKNEFEKEYYKKLRQFLLNEYKTKTIYPNMHNIFEALKLTSYKDTKVVILGQDPYHGENQSHGLAFSVQKEVKIPPSLKNIYKELQNDLGCYIPNNGYLVPWAKQGVLLLNTSLTVIANKANSHRNKGWEQFTDVIMQLLNKKESPIVFLLWGNNAKEKITYITNPKHLILTSVHPSPLSASKGFFGCKHFSKTNNFLRKMGETEIEWQIPDV; encoded by the coding sequence ATGGTGAATATCGAAAACGATTGGGATGAAGTTTTAAAAAATGAATTCGAAAAGGAATATTATAAGAAGCTTAGACAATTTCTTTTAAATGAATACAAAACAAAGACTATATATCCTAATATGCATAATATATTTGAAGCCTTAAAGTTAACATCTTATAAAGATACTAAGGTCGTAATATTAGGACAAGACCCCTATCATGGGGAAAATCAGTCCCATGGATTGGCTTTTTCTGTACAAAAAGAAGTCAAGATTCCACCATCCCTAAAAAATATATATAAAGAATTGCAAAATGATTTAGGCTGTTACATACCTAATAATGGATACCTAGTCCCTTGGGCAAAGCAGGGGGTTTTGCTTCTTAACACGAGTTTAACCGTAATAGCAAATAAAGCAAATTCCCATAGAAATAAAGGCTGGGAGCAATTTACTGATGTTATTATGCAACTTCTAAATAAAAAAGAATCCCCTATAGTATTTCTATTATGGGGAAACAATGCAAAAGAAAAGATTACCTACATAACAAATCCTAAACATTTAATATTGACCTCAGTCCATCCAAGTCCCCTTTCTGCCAGTAAGGGGTTCTTTGGATGCAAACATTTTTCGAAGACAAATAACTTTCTAAGGAAAATGGGAGAAACTGAAATAGAGTGGCAGATTCCCGATGTCTAG
- a CDS encoding F420-0--gamma-glutamyl ligase — protein sequence MERMIGTVAMGLRAPIINEGENIAKITVDTILKASKTEGFSIHDKDIVAITESVVARAQGNYASIDAIAKDITDKFGDDTIGIIFPILSRNRFAVCLRGIAKGAKKIILMLSYPSDEVGNHLVDIDLLDEKGVNPWTDVLTEEQFRDYFGYIKHTFTGIDYIDYYKSLVEEYGIECEVIFSNNPKTILKYTKSVLVCDVHTRLRTKRILKANGVDRIYGLDDILSTPIDGNGYNEEYGLLGSNKATEETVKLFPRNCQPIVDEIQGSIKELTGKTIEVMVYGDGAFKDPVGKIWELADPVVSPGYTKGLEGTPNEIKLKYLADNNFSDLKGEELKKAISEYIKNKGEDLVGSMESQGTTPRRLTDLIGSLSDLTSGSGDKGTPIVYIQGYFDNYAK from the coding sequence ATGGAAAGAATGATAGGAACAGTTGCAATGGGTCTTCGTGCCCCAATCATCAATGAAGGGGAGAATATAGCAAAGATTACTGTAGATACTATATTAAAGGCCTCAAAGACTGAAGGCTTTAGTATACATGATAAGGATATAGTTGCTATTACTGAATCTGTTGTTGCCCGTGCACAGGGCAATTATGCTAGTATCGATGCTATTGCAAAGGATATAACGGATAAATTTGGTGATGATACTATTGGAATCATTTTCCCAATCTTAAGCCGCAATCGTTTTGCTGTTTGCCTTAGAGGAATTGCAAAAGGGGCCAAAAAAATCATATTAATGCTTAGCTATCCTTCAGATGAAGTTGGAAATCATTTAGTTGATATTGATCTTCTTGACGAAAAAGGGGTAAATCCTTGGACCGATGTATTGACTGAAGAACAGTTTAGAGATTACTTTGGATATATTAAACACACTTTTACTGGTATCGATTATATTGATTATTATAAATCTTTAGTTGAGGAATATGGCATTGAATGTGAGGTTATATTTTCCAATAATCCCAAGACTATTTTAAAATACACAAAAAGTGTTCTTGTATGTGATGTCCATACAAGACTTAGAACAAAAAGGATTCTAAAGGCAAATGGGGTAGATAGAATATATGGGCTTGATGATATATTATCCACACCCATCGATGGTAATGGTTATAATGAGGAATATGGGCTTTTAGGCTCCAACAAAGCAACAGAAGAAACCGTTAAACTTTTCCCCCGTAACTGTCAACCCATAGTGGACGAAATTCAAGGCTCTATTAAAGAACTTACCGGAAAGACAATTGAAGTAATGGTATATGGGGATGGGGCATTCAAAGATCCTGTAGGCAAGATTTGGGAGCTGGCGGACCCAGTAGTTTCACCGGGGTATACTAAAGGACTTGAGGGGACTCCCAACGAAATCAAGTTAAAATATCTTGCAGATAATAATTTCTCCGACCTGAAGGGCGAGGAGCTTAAAAAAGCAATTTCTGAATACATTAAAAATAAAGGGGAAGATCTTGTAGGTTCTATGGAATCCCAAGGAACCACTCCAAGGAGACTTACCGATTTAATAGGCTCCCTTAGCGATTTAACCTCTGGAAGTGGAGATAAGGGAACGCCTATTGTATATATTCAAGGATATTTTGATAATTATGCAAAATAA
- a CDS encoding Glu/Leu/Phe/Val dehydrogenase — protein sequence MSKETYNAYENAQAQFNSVAEKIGLDEGMRELLRQPMKEFHFSIPVKMDDGSVKVFRGYRIQHNDARGPAKGGIRFHPEETVDTIRALSLWMTWKCAVVDIPLGGGKGGVVCDPRILSEREQEQVCRGYVRQISKNMGPVQDVPAPDVMTNAKHMLWMLDEYETIHGGRYPGFITGKPVGMGGSLGRTEATGFGVIFVLREALKALDIDITKTTASLQGFGNVAQHAAKLYQQLGGKVVAISCWDNNDKKAYTFKKSDGLDINELANITDTFGTVDKNKAREMGCEILDGGAWLEQDVDILIPAALENQITAKNVQNISNQVKVIVEGANGPTTPDADKIINERNIFVIPDFLANAGGVTCSYFEQVQCNMNYFWEKDEVMEKLDTKMTAAFKAVYKLSVDKDLNMRDAAYVIAIDRVAQAVKNRGWV from the coding sequence ATGAGTAAAGAGACATATAATGCATATGAAAATGCTCAAGCACAGTTTAATAGTGTAGCCGAAAAAATTGGACTTGATGAAGGTATGCGTGAACTTCTTCGTCAGCCAATGAAGGAATTCCATTTTTCTATTCCTGTAAAAATGGATGATGGAAGTGTAAAAGTATTTAGAGGGTATAGAATCCAACATAACGATGCAAGAGGTCCTGCTAAGGGGGGGATTCGTTTTCATCCTGAAGAAACTGTAGATACAATTAGAGCATTATCCCTATGGATGACTTGGAAATGTGCAGTGGTAGATATTCCTCTTGGAGGAGGAAAGGGTGGGGTAGTGTGTGACCCCCGCATTCTATCAGAGCGGGAGCAAGAGCAAGTATGTCGCGGATATGTAAGACAGATATCAAAAAATATGGGACCAGTCCAAGACGTTCCTGCACCGGATGTAATGACTAATGCAAAACACATGCTATGGATGCTTGATGAATATGAGACAATCCATGGGGGAAGATACCCAGGTTTTATAACAGGAAAGCCTGTTGGCATGGGGGGATCCCTTGGAAGAACTGAAGCAACGGGATTTGGTGTTATCTTCGTATTAAGAGAAGCCCTAAAAGCATTGGATATAGATATTACTAAAACAACTGCCAGCCTACAAGGCTTTGGTAATGTAGCTCAACATGCAGCTAAACTGTACCAACAACTTGGCGGAAAAGTTGTAGCTATTTCTTGTTGGGATAATAACGATAAAAAGGCATATACCTTTAAGAAATCTGATGGACTAGATATTAATGAGCTTGCAAACATCACTGATACTTTTGGTACTGTCGATAAAAATAAGGCTAGGGAAATGGGTTGTGAAATTTTAGATGGCGGTGCATGGCTTGAACAAGATGTTGATATACTTATACCTGCAGCCCTAGAAAATCAAATTACAGCAAAGAATGTACAAAATATAAGCAATCAAGTTAAAGTAATTGTTGAAGGAGCTAATGGGCCAACTACCCCAGATGCTGATAAGATTATAAATGAAAGAAATATATTTGTTATTCCTGATTTCTTGGCTAATGCTGGGGGAGTTACATGCAGCTACTTTGAACAAGTTCAATGTAATATGAACTACTTCTGGGAAAAAGACGAGGTAATGGAAAAGCTAGATACAAAGATGACTGCTGCATTTAAAGCAGTTTATAAACTTTCAGTAGACAAAGATTTAAATATGCGTGATGCTGCTTATGTAATTGCGATAGATCGAGTAGCACAAGCAGTCAAAAACCGAGGCTGGGTATAA
- a CDS encoding CPBP family intramembrane metalloprotease — MYYFKREKTYLKSFEENAKRSYMKIGAKKPVFWIVSYLICFGLLIIPLFLTMFSAGFIGAMYAILGGNMDALYLFILHNPWIEWISLTISNGMVILSFFLYIKLAEKRPFKSIGLKTTNKLSKYLKGAGIAIVMQLVYFITILLFGWGEILSKPINATYALGPSAIGFVILLLTGFIIQGASEEVVVRGWMLPVLSRHYKVTTSIILSAAFFGFLHFQNPNLDVLSMINLILYGVFAALYALYDDGLWGVFAQHSIWNWFMGNILGLPVSGMIAGNVSIIETKLVGPTWITGGTFGPEGGAIVTIIFTLSILILIKCLIKKGILVSSKDSSASTSHAAKI, encoded by the coding sequence TTGTATTATTTTAAAAGGGAAAAAACTTATTTAAAAAGTTTTGAGGAAAATGCAAAACGATCTTATATGAAAATAGGGGCTAAAAAACCTGTCTTCTGGATTGTTAGTTATTTAATCTGTTTCGGATTGCTTATCATTCCACTCTTTCTTACTATGTTTTCGGCTGGTTTTATCGGAGCTATGTATGCTATATTAGGCGGTAATATGGATGCTCTATATTTATTTATACTTCACAATCCATGGATTGAATGGATATCACTGACAATATCCAATGGAATGGTCATATTGTCTTTTTTTCTATACATAAAACTAGCAGAGAAACGGCCTTTTAAATCCATCGGTCTCAAAACTACAAATAAGTTATCGAAGTATTTAAAAGGTGCCGGTATTGCCATTGTCATGCAATTAGTTTATTTTATAACGATTTTGCTTTTTGGTTGGGGGGAGATTCTATCAAAACCCATTAATGCAACATATGCACTCGGGCCTTCAGCCATAGGTTTCGTTATTCTACTCCTCACAGGATTTATTATTCAAGGGGCTAGCGAGGAGGTAGTTGTAAGGGGCTGGATGCTTCCTGTACTATCAAGGCATTACAAGGTAACAACATCTATTATTTTATCCGCTGCCTTTTTTGGATTTTTGCATTTTCAAAATCCTAACCTTGATGTACTATCTATGATTAATCTAATTCTTTATGGGGTTTTTGCAGCCCTGTATGCCCTATATGATGATGGATTATGGGGGGTTTTTGCTCAGCATTCTATCTGGAACTGGTTTATGGGTAATATCCTTGGATTGCCTGTTAGCGGTATGATTGCTGGCAATGTAAGCATAATAGAAACAAAATTAGTTGGACCTACTTGGATTACTGGAGGGACCTTTGGCCCTGAGGGTGGAGCTATTGTTACTATCATATTCACTTTATCGATTTTAATTTTAATCAAATGTCTAATTAAAAAGGGTATTTTAGTTTCTTCCAAAGATTCTTCTGCTTCAACTAGTCATGCAGCTAAAATATAA